In Lysobacterales bacterium, the sequence CGGCTGGAAAAGCTGTTCTATCAGCGCGCGCTGCCGCTGCTGCAGTACGGCGGCGTGCTGATCTTCATCGTGCCGTCCTACGTGCTCGACCCCGAGCTGGTCGGATGGCTGACGCGCCACTTCGCCGACCTGCGCATCTACCGTGCGGTGGAAACGCAGTTCAAGCAGGTGGTGATCTTCGGTCGCAGGATTCGTCAACGCGACCAGGCGTCGGAGTCGGTCAAAGCCGTGCGCGGTCTGCTGCTGCAGATCGGACAGGGTGACGCCGAAGCCGAGGAACTGCCGCTCGAATGGCCGTTCCTGCCGTACACCGTCCCTGCCAGCCCGGCCGAGCCGGAGCACTTCTATCGCGTGACGATGGAGCCCGAGCAGTTCGCCGATGAAGTCGGCCGGCTACAAGGACTCTGGCCGGCGCTCGATACGCACCTGGGCGCCGTGCAGCAATCGCTGCGTCCGCCCGCGCGGGCCTTGTCGCACTGGCATCTCGCCCTGGCCCTGGCCGCAGGCGCGATTTCCGGCGTAGTGACGTCCAGGACCGGGCGCGTGCTCGTCGTCAAAGGTGATACCCACAAGGAGAAGACCCTCCAGACGGAATACACCGAACGCGACGACGGCTCCGTGGCCGAGACGCGCATCCTCACCGACAAGTTCGTGCCGGTCATTCGTGCATGGGATTTGACGCTGGGCTCGCCCACGTGGGGCGAAGTGCTGACCATCCGCTGACGCTGTTCCCTGACGGTTCGCCGTCGCTTTCATCCACCCACCGGG encodes:
- a CDS encoding class I SAM-dependent methyltransferase, whose translation is MTLMFPRLARNFIRNGYFPTDEPTLERALSALAPSPGSMSILDPCAGEGVAIAEAAHALGREQVQAFVVEYDAERARHARQLVDRCIHGDLMDTLISRQSFGLLWLNPPYGDLSKDVNGNIGYQGQGRARLEKLFYQRALPLLQYGGVLIFIVPSYVLDPELVGWLTRHFADLRIYRAVETQFKQVVIFGRRIRQRDQASESVKAVRGLLLQIGQGDAEAEELPLEWPFLPYTVPASPAEPEHFYRVTMEPEQFADEVGRLQGLWPALDTHLGAVQQSLRPPARALSHWHLALALAAGAISGVVTSRTGRVLVVKGDTHKEKTLQTEYTERDDGSVAETRILTDKFVPVIRAWDLTLGSPTWGEVLTIR